The nucleotide sequence ATTCTGCACACAATTCCCATATACATATTTTACAtgtagaaaaatagaaaattatcgAAGCGTTAATAAGGAAGaaatagaaattaaaacagTATACGTTGATCGTCCTGAAGCATTTGCTTTCTAATTTAGGGCTCTTGTGATTCTAGATCAGCTTCGTTGGATGCTGACTAAGCAAGTGCAAGCTTGCAAACGCATTCTTCAGACGATGCTTGCAAAAAGCATACAAATACAGCCGCAGGATCAACCTTTGCATTCAAACACAACATTCTCAACTAAGACGGTATATAAAAATGTTGtaaaaaagagaacaaaaacttACTATTGAACATCTTTGCCATATTTGTCATTAGATGCTCACTTCGGTATGCTCAAAACCTTGTGAGCCTAGCCTAATACATTTCATTAAAAGAAGATATGAAAATAATGCGAGAGAGGAGCACGCCGTTACATCATTAGCGATCCAGTAAACAATAGACTAAACCTCAAGAAACAGTAGCATGTGAACATAAACACTTAACCATCACCTGAAAAAATTTTGCAGCTTGAAGATCTCGGGGGTTCTTACGTGAGGAGTTTTCCTTGCCTGAATTAGAATCCAAACAGGAAAAGGTAGATACGCTTTTTAATCTCAGATTTTGAAGCAATAGTTTTGATGGCAAAGAACTGAACACACATTCCATTCACAATTTACAGTCAACAATTATTAAGGTAAACGCTAAAGTGCCTAACAGCTTTTCAAATACAATTTTACCTCTCGAGCTTCGATTAGATGTAAGGCTGATATCTGAGCTTGACCTTCATCTGCTGTATAGAAAGCGAGAAGATAACTTTTGTGTAGATTCTAAGCTATAGCTTCTGCCCATCTCTTATGATCTATCCTGCCCAATAACTgtctaaatcaatgaaatatgCTCAAAGGTGCATGAAATAAGAGACTGGATAAGATAGGGCCATATGGGTTCATGAGACTCATAATTTTCCAGTAGCGAACATTGTAGAAAACTATCTTTTAAGGTGTCATGGAAATACATATAGCAGCTTATCGGTAAATTTAATGGACACTGCATTTAACGGACTTATCTTGGTATAGATGAAGATGATGTCCAACAGAAATACATATTAACTTCATAGACTTTTGAAATCAAGGAACTCTATCATCCCATAACCATCATAAACTATTTCTACACAAATAACTAAGTATATAGAaatcagaaaggatacaaaaatAAGTAAACCATGGAAATTTAAGGCAGACATACTCACATACCTATTAGACTGAAGCTTACAAAAATAAACCACTTCATCCAATGCActgaaaaatatacaaaaaccaaatagaagagagaaaaagaagaagcttgagCACATGAGTAGAAATCTTATACAATAAATATAGTAGCTCACATATTGTGTTCAGTATTTGCAAAAGAAATAAACAATAGTAGTAATGTAAGAAGCACCTGGTAGAAAATAGAGGATTGTTTGATAGAGAAAGAGCAGGACTTCTCATTATTTTAGTGTGACCCCTTGGTAGCGTAGCTATGGTCCTACATGTATCGCTTTCAACTCATCATGCCCATGGATCTATTAaaatcaaaaacttaaaaagcaATAGATTTACTGATATGTGGAAAAGCGACCAAAAGAGGCATTTTTACCGGCTTTTAATGTTGGTCTTGTCCAAAAATGTGAGAAGAAATTCTGAATCTCCGTCGTCATATCTTGCGGAAACCAAAACACAAATAAAGactgaaactattttaaacatCTGATCCCAGTTATAACTTTATAAGAAAGAACCTGTGTGGAGATTACTCGATGCCAATATACAAACTGATTGTGAGGGGGTGACTTTTATCTTCGGTGAATGTGTTTATGTGTTTCCGATTTAAAACCATGTTCTGACCTCTAAAACCTCCACGATGTTCAGTGTTCATCTTTGGTAGTGTCCGTTTAGAATATCAACGAAGGTGGACTTCCGTGAACCTAATAGCAATGGCGGCTGGCGAGAGGCAGTTGAGACTTGAGAGCTTGAATCGGACAAATTTTAAGAGAAATAGAGGTTGTGAAGAAGAATGTCAAACGATTAGATTGTTCGAGGGTTTCGTGAGGGTGACCAAGTAGTGGGCTGCTTTGATTGCTTCCGATCATTAACATCTACGGCGTCATGGAAAACAAAACGTTGAGGGTTCCTCAGACGACAATCGAGGCGACACAACAacaataaagaaattttttgaaCAATTAAATTCGTAATGACGTGGAGGAATGATTGGATGATAatatttcatcctacgtggcaCCTCTAATTGAGTTCTAAATTAGTCTCTTTTATATAGCAGGATTTGCTTCTGGCCTAATAAATACTGGGACCGGCTCTGGTTTCACATATGGAATATGAGAAAGTGTTAGGGTATGCCAAAAAACTGATAAACGAAAGACAGTTGTTTGAACTTACGTTAAACGATACGATAAGATGAAAGTTTACCACGTTCAATAGCAAACAAACATGGACAAGAGACAGCTTGTCCAATAACATGAGTCAAAGTTTCATGAAAATGTATGAGATACATATATGAAATTATATCAGAACTAAACAACATAACAAACGAAAAGGTCTTTGTTTGAAAGGGAAGACTAATGGCAATTCAAATgcttttaataaattaaaaacattttttcttagTTTCCGGAGTTGGGACAGAACTTGAATATCGGACCTGTGTCCTCTTCTTCGTTAATGAGCACCAGGCTGAATGACTCACCTAACTTTACACCATTAGCCTCACAGAAATTTCTCCAACCAATTCCAACAGCTACGGATCCATTTTCTGACAGAAGACATCCCCACCACTTCATTCCATCCTTACCAAGAAAGGTTATCGTTCCAAGCTCCTTGATGCCAATAGCTGTCACGAATTCACTTGGAAGATTctgcaaaatatataatttcagaTAAAATTTCTAATCCACCTCTTtgcaatatttattttaataaacttaCCAATGTACATGCTTTGACATCTTTAGTTTCAAGGGCCAATGTCACCACTACTCGGTTTTGGACGACTGAAGATGTATCAGTACTCTCTTTCTCCATGGCTTTTGAAGACTCTCCTCTCTCCTTTCTATCACTTGCAGACTCTGTGTTGACCAAGCTGAGCATAGGAATTTCATTTTTCCACGCTGACTCCAAGGTGAAGTACTCACCCGTCTTTAACCCATTTGCTTTAGCAAACTCTTTCCACCCCGTTCCAAGACACAGTGCGCTTCCGGATGCCTCCTCTTTTAGATTCACTTTCCACTTTACACCATCTTTTCCTACCAGAGTTATCATCCCTGGTTTGGTCATGCCATTTGCTCTCATAAATGGCACTGAAAGATACTGAAAAATGTTTAAGAGGATTTCGTAAGATTAGTTTCAGAGAAAGTAACATGACCAAATTAGGGTTGATTGTTTAAACGAATAAGAGTTGATTGTTAATTAGAACTCACCTGTCTACCTCTTATGAGGCTGTCATGTGCAAGTTTTAACTTCATAAACTGTTTTTGGCTTGGGGAAGTTGGAGGACGTCCCCGACGCTTCTTCTTGTTATTATCACCTTGTGTACCATCATGGATAGATTCTGTGGGGCATAAATCTTGTCGAAGACACtgcacaaaatatattaaaggtTCAGACCTTTACAGCATTTACTCATGATGCCAAGCTGTAGAACATTTAACAAAAAGCTCTATTGATGACTTAACGATGATATAGCTAGAACCAGATACTTCTCTACGCATGAAATAAGGAAGGGGAAGtaggaaaataaaacaaaccaaTCCACTACAAAACGACATGTCGTGTTCAAATATTTTGCACCATCTTCAAGACATGCACATACTAATCGGGTAAAAACTAATATTAGATGTTGTGGTGTCGTGTTTTGAAGATTCCGAGTTTCTGTTCCAAACTTTtcgatatttaattaaaaaaaacaaaataaattaatttttaatcgaATCtcaaaaccacatttaagttaactattgaatttttttgaacttttttccAGACTAAGCCACAAGAGGATTTAAGACACGAGGGGATCCAAATCCAAAGCATAGGGAAAGGAACAGACTGCTTAGggcattataattttttttaagcgATAATGTAGTTTATGTAAggcattataattttttttacatgaatAATAAAAGCACAGAGTCTTAAGTCAGCATATGgcatcaataaatttaaaattttggactGGCATAAATCTGTTACCatcattttttttacaatattaacAAGAGACTAAAAGAACAATATGCAAAAAAGTACAAATACCTGAGTAGCTTTGCGTACATTCGAAGCCGTGACAAGAGCCAAAGGACAAGGATGGTCTGATGAAGAAGAATCAGCTTCTGTTTTAACTTCTTTTTCCGAATTGTTCATCTTCGCTTTCTTTTTTCTAGCAAGTTCTGTATCAGTAAAAAATGACCATGTTAAAACAAGTTATGTATCGAGATGTAATCTGCGTTAACacatatatgataaatataagTTGTATAGATACACACGTCTAATTCAAGGCTATTTGCAGATTCATGAAATCAGAAAATCTATCTTCAACGATTTAAAAGAcattatatcattattttcaagGAAAGGATTTTTATTTCGATCAAATAattgaatcaaacaaaaaaatattctagagccataatttcaatataaaaatgttgtttagtcacataatacaaaatataaaattgtctACAGATGATCTGTTTCTCCACGCTTAGAGATGAAACAAACCTACGATACGGCAACAAGAAAAGGTAAGCTCCTCGCAGAGAAAGAGAGGCGGAAATTTCTTAGACCTTATCTTGAAATCTGAAATCTGGGTGCTTAAAAATTTCTTACACCAATGGTATATGATATAAATATggtaaacttaataatttagttgtctttttggaatataaaataattcaaagttCTGACTAAAAAGTATGGTTCTGGTCAACAAGTATAGATATATTACTGAAATTGAAAACGAAAATACCAGATTGGTGGTTGACTCTTATCATATGTATGACTACATACAAGATTGCAAGTTTTGTTTTCTGAATATTATGAATGATTTCTTTAACTATTTGcgtataatttaaaataatttgaaaattctATATTTATCAAAATAGAAATCACTTAagtaatttttgtatatatatcatttgtaGAAGATATCtagattatttattataattttactgatcgatattttttattttggggtTCGAGGAAGCTATGTGGATTTAATAACTGTACGTTGAGCTAGTGGTTTAGTAGTGGTTTAGTCGTTGGAGTAAGGTCCATTGCACTCCTAATTCGATTTCCGTTGGGATGAATGATTTACGCCATATTCGGTATTAGCCCAAACACTTCAtggttcacaaaaaaaaaagttatgtggACCTAGACataaattaacaatttaaaaagCGTACATGTGGATATTACATATCACTCAAGTCAGAATATGGGAGATATCTGATGATTTTATGTAGATGGAGTttggaaagaaataaaatatcttcACAATGAAGTATGATTTTGCAGCAAAGAAGGTTTAATCGACAATATGATGGGATCCAAGAATACCCGAAAAAGTTTATCATATTTACATGCAGAATATAAAGTTTTGATATGGATAATGTAGTGCATGACGATCATATGTATCACAGATGTGGTATTCTCTCACCGGACTATTCTCATTTGGTGTCTACAACAACCGAATGCCCATCTTTAATTACTTATTTGAAAGAATTTCAATGATgtaaggatttttttttcaaattgcaATTTAACATATTCCAAAtgcaaaaaatacatatatataatgacTGATAAACTTATACATGGTGCTAggaatttgttttctttttctatgaTATATATTCAATTCCACCGAGTTGGCTTTCAGATTTCCAATCTATATAGAATTATTCTTTGTTCGAAAAAGAAATGTGACCTATTTCTATGAACGTGTGTATTAAGGTATAAGTTAATGAAATTGAATTTTACACAGAAATCCACGTATGTATATAGTTATGTTGTTATGTTtcatcttaatattttttttgtgtgtttatgatTTAACTACAAGCATGAATTTATTTTTCACAtgtattcatatttttattttaataaattcttAGTTAATTAGGGGTAACTCTTTTGGTACGAAATGAAGTAGTTGTACTATGTGAATGGGATGACTGTAACATCTCATTTCTTGTATATGTGCATGTGTAGAAATCTTAAAAAGTTGATATGATTATATCACCAAAGTGCACTTATTTGTTTTGGTCACTTGTCAAAAGAGAACTCTAAAGCGTTTTTGAGTTGGACTAGCTATAATACCACACAACAATGCAGGGTAGTATTTAGGGTTCGAACCATCACGGATAAAGGTTACACTACCAATATACGGGAGAAGAGAAGAGCTAGAGTGAACAAAAATTGTAGAAGAGAATGTAAAAGAAGTAATGAAAATGAGAGTTAAATTTATAAACTACAACTTTTGGCAGCGGGTAATTCTCAAAAAAACTTAGATCATCAAAATGATTGCTAAGCAAAGAAATGTAAttattcatagtaccacttttcatgtttacactaatcatttttaccctcatttttaataaaaggtaaaagacaattatatctttaaggttaattaatctagacttagggtttagagttgaggggtgtgatagggtttttggaatgtgaaatttaggattctaataaatatataaataaatacttaaaaatatataaaaaattaaaaaaatagtttcaaacataattttcgttcttcaaaaaaaattgaaaaaaataaaaaaaaattcaaaaaaaataatttattaaaaagtttgaatttgaaaaagtataattcgaaaacataatttttttatttttcattatttttcttttattttattttattttttttattttaataatgatttattatatatataaataacaagggcacaaaagtcttttgccacttaatgaagaagatatttttgaaaatgtcttcttagggcctgactggttcaaacgcagcggttgcggttgcggttgcgggagtttgtggatgcgggcggttgcggtttctatcggttttaagaaatttgtacgactggtactgcggttaaaaattggtgcgtttgcgggtgacttatgactggttaactactaAATGCGGTAacagtaaaataataaattaacaatatttacatttactataattataaaaatatcaaaaatcataaaattaaaataaatataaaatttatatttagaaagttataattttaatttttgaaaatttattgaatttgtttttattataaaattttataatattaattaaaatataatagatatattttaatattttcataatttcaattttaaaattttcattaaatatttttttcttttgtatatatattgttttaaaaaaataaaaaacatttaccttcccgcaaccgcccgcaaccgcaaatgctagttggagccagcttttgattttatgaGATTCATAGCGGTTTGAAacggtttagagcgatttgagtgattgttgcaaaccgccaacaaccgctaccaaccgcaaaagctgcgtttgtaGGTGGTAGAGGAAAAACCAGTCGCCCtcttagtggtggtaaaaatgaaaagtggtatcatgaaaatggtaaacatgtaattttccctatatttattataaacatGTTCGATTTGTTCACGAAACTTCTAACATCAAATTTCATTTTCTAAGATTATTCCACTAATCTAAGTTCATTAATACATCTAAACAGTCAATTTTGgtgcattaaaaaataaaaacatagataTCATAAAATAGGTGATCAGTCAAGTTTAAGTATTACGAACAACTTAAATGAAGAACCAGATTGATATTCTCCTAATCTACATAATCAATTTCAAAAAGCCAAATGTTCTTTCAGATAACCCTAAGCCTAACTAATTCACTACTCAAACATGGAAACAAAAACACATGAAGCTGAAGAATAGTGCATTATAACAATGTAAATTAAATACATAGGTTCAAAAATCTTTTCTAGAATAGAATACGAAATTGTCTCTATATATGATGCTTATAAATATCCAAAGctctgaaaacatatataaagaaaagtgTAGCCTAACAACGgctgagaaaaaaataaatacgtCAAGATCACATAAGGATCAAATTTTAGgcaaaaccaaattgaaaataagaaattttttcaGTAAAACGCACATGAGATTTAATCTAACCGTTGGATTGACCTTCATCCAGGGGCGGacctagaaaataatttaatgtgGGGTAcaacatataaatttatgttattcaagacattagttattaatttttctcaaaatgaataaaatataaaagaaatcatttttgaaatttttttttttgaaaaaatattaaattttttcaaattttttttttacaatgagCGAAACTTTAGAGCTAATTGTTTGGAACTTAATCACAACATACTactatatataatcataaaattatatatatacgaacgtagtaatttcattataaaaatttattgctttaagtttttatttttgtcttaagtattaaaaataaacttagtcaaaataattgttaaacttaaattttaataaattatgagtagttattttgaaaaaaaattaatattaaaaagtgATTGAAATACAATAAATTGGCTagcatttattaaaaatactcaatcAAACATACATTTGAGTTTAGTTTAGTCTTTTTTCATCACAAATTTAAAGTATTCATGAAATAAGATGGGAATCTAGCAGAACCTGATCAACCTCTACgggagaaacaaaaaaaaaagaagatgcaAAGGCATTGTTTTACATCCAATCAGAAGTAGATGATGATATACTCTCAAGGATCTCTGCAGTGAACAAAACTCATGAAGCTTGGGAGATTCTGAAGCAGGAGTATATGGGAGCACAAAAGGTGATCCTGGTGAAGCTACAAACTTTACGACAAAAATTTGGAACTCTTTCCATGGAACATAGGGAAACTGTTCAAGAGTACTGGATAAAGTGTCTACCATTATGAATCAGATGAAGGCTTATGGTAAGTTTCCCACCAATGAAAGCATCATGAGCAAGGTGCTGAGGAGTCTGTCTTCACGGTTAGAGTATGTGGTTCCAACAATCATTGAGTCGAATGATCTGAGCACATACACGTTTGATGAGATGATGAGTCTTTTGATGGCTCATGAAGACCGGTTTAGTAAAGCAAATGAGAAGGCAGAAGAGAAGGCTTTTCAAGTGAAAGGAGAATCATCAGAGAAGGGAAGATCTGGGTATTATGGAGGTCGTGGATATGACAGAGGCAGAGGTGGATTTCATGGTCGATGCCGTGGTtatggaagaggaagaggttACTTTGGTGATCAGAATCAGAACCAAGGTTCATATGGAGATCAAAGTCATCAGAACAGTCAGTTCAAGAGGAATATTCAGTGTAGATATTGCAAGAAGTTTTGGCACAAGGAGGCTGAGTGCTGGTCCAAACAAAGGAatgtgaaaaaaaatcaaatt is from Brassica napus cultivar Da-Ae chromosome A4, Da-Ae, whole genome shotgun sequence and encodes:
- the LOC111215055 gene encoding B3 domain-containing protein REM12-like, with protein sequence MNNSEKEVKTEADSSSSDHPCPLALVTASNVRKATQCLRQDLCPTESIHDGTQGDNNKKKRRGRPPTSPSQKQFMKLKLAHDSLIRGRQYLSVPFMRANGMTKPGMITLVGKDGVKWKVNLKEEASGSALCLGTGWKEFAKANGLKTGEYFTLESAWKNEIPMLSLVNTESASDRKERGESSKAMEKESTDTSSVVQNRVVVTLALETKDVKACTLNLPSEFVTAIGIKELGTITFLGKDGMKWWGCLLSENGSVAVGIGWRNFCEANGVKLGESFSLVLINEEEDTGPIFKFCPNSGN